In the genome of Candidatus Thermoplasmatota archaeon, the window TGACAGAGACGATCTTGCCGTCCAAGCGCTCGACCTTGGCATTCACTCCCTGAGCTGACTGATCGCGGTCAAAGGTCCTTCATCATTACGGCGGGGAAGCAGCTTTTCTGGTATTGGCGGCAGACAAGGCAATTGTCCAATACTGGCCCAATGCCATCATCCACGACGCTCCGTCTGAAACCTATCTTCTCGAAGAACTCCGGTGCTCGGGCCAAGGCCCACAGTCTGTTAGCCCCTCGCTTCTTTGCCTCTTTCGCTATCATGCTAACAAGCCCATCGCCCAGCCCCTTCCCTCTCATGCGCTCAGCGACGGCAAGCCAATCCACTAGGTATCTTCCCCCATCCCTATTGAGCGAGGCGCAGCCAACCAGATCGTCGAATAGATAGTAGCCGAACGCTGCGACAGTTCGTTGGAATGTCCCGTCTTCGAGGCCGGAAGCGAGCGCCAGCCGACGGATGGCCTCGTAGTCGTTCGTGGGCCTAAGTTCGAGCCCGTTCTGAGGCGATTCCGTCATGGCACTGGGTGAGGTTAGAGTGTGGACTTATGCCTTTCGCAAGTCGGCCGAGGGC includes:
- a CDS encoding GNAT family N-acetyltransferase — encoded protein: MTESPQNGLELRPTNDYEAIRRLALASGLEDGTFQRTVAAFGYYLFDDLVGCASLNRDGGRYLVDWLAVAERMRGKGLGDGLVSMIAKEAKKRGANRLWALARAPEFFEKIGFRRSVVDDGIGPVLDNCLVCRQYQKSCFPAVMMKDL